A single Saccharolobus shibatae B12 DNA region contains:
- a CDS encoding carbohydrate ABC transporter permease codes for MKLTPFLLVLPALAYVIGFAFFPTIEAVYLSFQDPHGGFSLYNYEELSYFNLSGAIIDTIVVTIGALAIQLALGFLVASVLAREFFGKRALSSITIIPMGIATVVAAVTFSFVFQTSGGYANTILHSLFGLNVNWYQSSISSLLVVMIADSWKNTPIVALILLAGMSSIPKELYYASAIDGAGPIRRFFYITLPNLRSFIGISLILRGVQEFNIFALPLILIGEHPPLLTTLIYDLYTTTFPEVGLALASATILLGFILVFSSIVIKLSGGR; via the coding sequence GTGAAGTTAACCCCTTTTTTATTAGTACTTCCTGCATTGGCATACGTAATTGGTTTTGCCTTTTTTCCCACAATTGAGGCTGTTTATTTAAGTTTTCAAGACCCTCATGGGGGTTTCTCTTTATATAATTATGAAGAACTATCCTATTTTAATTTGTCTGGTGCAATAATTGATACAATAGTAGTTACAATTGGTGCATTAGCAATACAGCTAGCCCTAGGTTTTCTAGTTGCATCAGTTTTAGCTAGAGAATTCTTTGGGAAAAGAGCTTTATCTAGTATAACAATAATACCAATGGGTATTGCAACAGTTGTCGCAGCAGTAACTTTCAGCTTCGTCTTTCAAACCTCTGGAGGATACGCAAATACAATTCTCCATTCCCTCTTTGGACTTAACGTAAATTGGTACCAATCTTCCATCTCGTCATTATTGGTAGTAATGATTGCGGACAGCTGGAAAAACACACCCATTGTAGCCTTAATATTATTGGCTGGAATGTCCTCAATACCAAAGGAGTTATATTACGCGTCTGCAATAGATGGAGCTGGGCCAATTAGGAGATTTTTCTACATAACATTACCAAACCTTAGGAGCTTCATTGGAATATCACTTATTCTAAGGGGAGTGCAAGAATTCAACATATTCGCTTTACCTTTAATACTGATTGGTGAGCATCCCCCTCTCCTCACCACTTTAATATACGATTTATATACTACAACTTTTCCAGAAGTTGGATTAGCATTAGCTTCGGCAACGATACTTCTTGGATTCATCCTAGTATTTTCTAGCATAGTAATCAAACTCTCCGGAGGTAGATAA